The sequence ACATTTTGAAATTtgtttcttaaattattatacctattacaaataaataaaatggttagcagaaaaatgaaaatatttcccCACCATAGACTGTCATAAAGGAAGCCAGAAAGCCAAGCCAAACCAGAATCACCCAAAGATGGAAGCTTGGGAAAACaaaggcaaaaataaaaatatgaacctCCGGCCAGCAAGAGTAATGATAGAATATAGAAGAAAGATAATACTTATAGGTGCCTTAGAAAGTTTACTTTCACCCCAGGAAGCTTGGAGAACCCTTCCCAAATCATCTCATTTGGGGTTCCAAGAATTCTGAATATCTGGTAACAACAAATCACACAAATACATAAAGAAGACTTTAAAATCATGGTAAATGACATACAAAATCAAGTAAAATTCTCCATTAGCTACCAAAAAGATACCTTGTCGATTTGATTAACTTCTATTTTCCCATTGAATAGTGGTTCTTTGGATAGCTTCTCAACCATGATACAACCCATTGACCACATGTCAATCGTAGTAGAATATTGCTCAGCTCCCAACAGAAGTTCTGGTGCTCTGTTTGAACAAAAATACCCAATCAATCACTGGTTGTATAGAAGCCAGAAAGGCGAGAACTCAATAAAAACCTTCATCTATACACAGACACACAGCAATTAAAGTATGAGTATTTACTAAAAATCATTTtagattaatgaaaaataaaaatataaagctaACCTATACCACAAAGTAACCACCAAATAAGTGTATGGTTATTATGTTGGAT comes from Capsicum annuum cultivar UCD-10X-F1 chromosome 2, UCD10Xv1.1, whole genome shotgun sequence and encodes:
- the LOC107854136 gene encoding cyclin-dependent kinase G-2 isoform X2; translated protein: MTRGTSSIDRNSENTLIGVTFASSSQVITKDQKFLGMMLVEARMISQPNCSTLHGIQLKIQLAPELLLGAEQYSTTIDMWSMGCIMVEKLSKEPLFNGKIEVNQIDKIFRILGTPNEMIWEGFSKLPGVKV
- the LOC107854136 gene encoding cyclin-dependent kinase G-2 isoform X1, which encodes MTRGTSSIDRNSENTLIGVTFASSSQVITKDQKFLGMMLVEARMISQPNCSTLHGIQLKIQLAPELLLGAEQYSTTIDMWSMGCIMVEKLSKEPLFNGKIEVNQIDKIFRILGTPNEMIWEGFSKLPGVKVNFLRHL